In a genomic window of Calderihabitans maritimus:
- a CDS encoding TIGR03936 family radical SAM-associated protein yields the protein MQRLRIEFTKEKLAKFLSHLELLKVFERAMRRGAIPLSFTRGFHPHPRISFGPALAVGITSSREYMDVELKRRIPVSQFKEKLQQQLPQGIVVRKVEEIPLKATALMAVINCAVYQVRGEVDKLLTEKEFEEAIKSLLARNYIPVERETKKGVKRKNIREGIYCLTGSLVNRCFNVHMKVATGSGDNVRPEEVVHALAQELEGKAQLSVLSIHREALYVKEGDNYLSPMEVV from the coding sequence ATGCAGCGGTTAAGAATAGAATTTACTAAAGAAAAACTAGCCAAATTTTTATCTCATTTGGAACTGCTTAAAGTATTCGAAAGGGCTATGAGACGAGGAGCCATCCCCTTAAGTTTCACCCGGGGTTTCCATCCCCATCCTCGAATATCCTTTGGGCCGGCCTTGGCTGTTGGGATAACTAGTTCTCGGGAATACATGGATGTCGAACTAAAACGTAGAATTCCAGTGTCGCAATTTAAAGAGAAGCTGCAGCAGCAGCTGCCGCAAGGAATAGTCGTACGAAAAGTTGAGGAAATTCCTTTAAAGGCTACGGCATTAATGGCCGTCATCAACTGTGCTGTTTATCAGGTCCGAGGCGAAGTAGATAAGCTATTGACAGAAAAAGAATTTGAAGAGGCGATAAAAAGTTTATTGGCCCGGAATTATATTCCGGTGGAAAGGGAGACGAAAAAGGGTGTTAAACGTAAAAATATTAGAGAAGGGATTTACTGTCTAACCGGCAGTCTTGTCAATCGCTGTTTCAATGTCCACATGAAGGTAGCAACGGGTAGCGGCGATAACGTTCGGCCTGAAGAAGTGGTGCATGCCCTCGCTCAGGAACTGGAAGGTAAGGCACAATTGTCTGTTCTCAGCATCCACCGGGAGGCCCTATACGTTAAAGAGGGAGATAACTATCTATCTCCAATGGAGGTAGTCTGA
- the yhbY gene encoding ribosome assembly RNA-binding protein YhbY, with protein sequence MLTGKQRRFLRAMGTGLDPILQVGKGGITEALLKQVDEALEARELIKIRILPNSGREPKEVGKNLAVQTGAELVQVIGRNLLLYRRSQKKPTIELP encoded by the coding sequence ATGCTTACCGGGAAACAAAGACGATTTTTGCGGGCTATGGGGACCGGACTTGATCCTATTCTTCAGGTAGGCAAAGGCGGCATTACCGAAGCCCTGCTCAAACAGGTTGACGAAGCGTTAGAAGCAAGAGAGTTAATTAAGATACGAATCCTGCCTAACAGTGGAAGAGAACCCAAAGAAGTAGGTAAGAATTTGGCTGTCCAGACCGGGGCAGAGCTGGTCCAGGTAATTGGCCGCAATCTTCTGCTGTACCGCCGTTCGCAGAAAAAGCCAACTATTGAGCTGCCTTAG
- a CDS encoding ribosomal-processing cysteine protease Prp produces the protein MIIIEFEENNKNQITSFRIKGHANYGPYGQDIVCAAVSVLAQTAVIGLENYLSQPVEVDIEDGLLECRLPTNLLPAEREKADVILETMYLGLISTMEAYGDYLQVKRGGEKND, from the coding sequence ATGATTATAATAGAATTTGAAGAAAATAATAAAAACCAAATCACATCTTTTCGGATCAAAGGCCATGCCAATTATGGCCCTTATGGGCAAGATATTGTTTGTGCCGCTGTTTCAGTTTTGGCCCAAACAGCAGTGATTGGACTTGAAAATTACCTGTCCCAACCGGTGGAAGTGGATATTGAAGACGGGTTGCTGGAATGCCGCTTGCCGACCAATCTCTTGCCCGCGGAAAGGGAAAAGGCTGATGTGATTCTTGAAACCATGTATCTAGGATTAATTTCTACCATGGAAGCATACGGCGACTATCTTCAGGTTAAAAGAGGAGGTGAAAAAAATGATTAA
- the rplU gene encoding 50S ribosomal protein L21, whose product MYAIIETGGKQYRVKEGDVLRVEKLNVPEGETLEINQVLAVGEGDEFQVGTPVVPGAKVTLKVLEHGKGKKIIVFKYKPKKNYRRKQGHRQPYSKVRVEKIQIEK is encoded by the coding sequence TTGTACGCTATCATTGAGACAGGTGGTAAGCAGTACCGGGTGAAGGAAGGAGACGTATTAAGAGTCGAAAAATTAAACGTCCCGGAAGGAGAAACACTGGAAATTAATCAAGTTTTGGCGGTAGGAGAGGGAGATGAATTTCAGGTAGGTACACCGGTAGTTCCTGGTGCAAAAGTAACCCTTAAAGTATTAGAACACGGGAAGGGGAAAAAGATTATTGTCTTCAAATATAAACCTAAGAAGAATTATCGCCGTAAGCAAGGGCACCGGCAACCGTATTCTAAAGTGCGGGTAGAAAAGATTCAAATAGAAAAATGA
- the obgE gene encoding GTPase ObgE produces the protein MFYDKAKIYVKGGDGGNGIVAFRREKYVPEGGPSGGDGGRGGDVILEADPALRTLVDFKYKRHYKAERGGHGQGKNKHGKNGEDLLIRVPLGTLVRDADTGEVLADLVEPGQKVIVAKGGRGGRGNARFATSRNRVPTFAEKGEPGEERWLELELKLLADVGLIGFPNVGKSTLISRISAARPKIADYPFTTLVPNLGVVRVDDERSFVVADIPGLVEGAHAGIGLGHQFLRHVERTRLLVHVLDAAQVEGRDLIEDYKTVNRELQLYKPELASRYQIIAANKMDLPGAEENLARLRRALGENYEIFPISAATGEGIDQLTYRIAELLETLEEEQPEHEILNEHRRLVKVERAEEFEVRQENGIFVVKGKEIERRLAMTDLENEAAVKRFQHFLIRIGVEDALRAKGIKPGDTVRIGDVEFEFQ, from the coding sequence ATGTTCTACGATAAAGCGAAAATTTATGTCAAAGGTGGCGACGGGGGCAACGGTATAGTCGCCTTTCGTCGGGAGAAATATGTTCCAGAAGGAGGCCCCAGCGGTGGGGATGGTGGCCGGGGCGGTGACGTGATTTTAGAAGCTGACCCTGCTTTACGTACGTTAGTTGATTTCAAGTACAAGCGGCATTATAAAGCAGAGAGGGGCGGGCACGGTCAGGGTAAGAACAAACATGGAAAAAATGGAGAAGATTTGCTTATTCGAGTTCCTTTAGGAACGCTGGTTCGAGATGCGGATACGGGAGAAGTTTTAGCGGATCTGGTAGAGCCCGGTCAAAAAGTTATAGTAGCCAAAGGGGGAAGGGGAGGCAGGGGCAATGCCCGTTTTGCTACTTCAAGAAACCGGGTGCCGACCTTTGCCGAAAAAGGTGAACCAGGCGAAGAGCGTTGGTTGGAGTTAGAGTTAAAACTGTTGGCCGACGTTGGGCTGATAGGGTTTCCTAATGTAGGCAAGTCTACCTTAATTTCGCGAATTTCAGCGGCCCGTCCTAAGATCGCCGACTATCCTTTTACCACCCTGGTTCCCAATTTGGGTGTCGTCCGGGTTGATGATGAAAGAAGCTTTGTGGTTGCCGATATTCCAGGTCTTGTAGAGGGAGCTCATGCAGGAATAGGTCTTGGGCATCAGTTCTTACGGCATGTAGAACGTACTCGCCTTCTAGTACATGTTTTAGACGCGGCTCAAGTTGAGGGAAGGGATCTTATCGAGGATTATAAGACCGTTAATCGTGAATTGCAGTTGTATAAACCGGAACTGGCCAGCCGTTATCAGATTATTGCTGCCAACAAAATGGATCTGCCTGGTGCCGAAGAGAACCTGGCGCGTCTAAGGCGAGCACTGGGGGAAAATTACGAAATATTTCCTATTTCCGCCGCAACGGGAGAAGGGATAGATCAGCTAACATACCGTATAGCCGAACTTTTGGAAACCTTGGAAGAGGAGCAGCCTGAGCATGAAATATTAAATGAACACAGACGTTTGGTTAAGGTCGAGAGGGCGGAAGAATTTGAGGTTAGGCAGGAGAACGGAATATTTGTAGTTAAAGGTAAAGAAATAGAGCGCCGTCTGGCTATGACCGATTTGGAAAATGAAGCTGCCGTCAAGCGTTTCCAGCATTTTCTGATTCGGATAGGAGTGGAAGACGCCTTGCGGGCTAAAGGAATCAAGCCAGGCGATACGGTTCGCATTGGAGACGTTGAGTTTGAATTTCAGTAA
- the rpmA gene encoding 50S ribosomal protein L27 yields MIKMNLQLFAHKKGVGSSRNGRDSEAKRLGIKKHEGQMVKAGNIIVRQRGTKIHPGHNVGIGKDDTIFALIDGYVKFERKGKDKKQVSVYAAI; encoded by the coding sequence ATGATTAAAATGAACCTGCAGTTGTTTGCTCACAAAAAAGGTGTGGGAAGCTCACGTAATGGTCGAGATAGTGAAGCCAAGAGACTGGGAATTAAAAAGCACGAGGGCCAGATGGTGAAGGCTGGAAATATCATTGTCAGACAAAGGGGTACTAAGATTCATCCGGGGCATAATGTTGGAATAGGAAAGGACGACACTATTTTTGCTTTGATTGATGGTTATGTAAAGTTTGAACGAAAAGGTAAAGACAAGAAACAGGTCAGTGTATATGCAGCGATTTAA
- a CDS encoding glutamate-5-semialdehyde dehydrogenase — protein sequence MNVQAEVQLKGQKAKEAARKLASLPTDVKNKALLNMAKLLEERTEEIIAANEIDMDAARKKNLSKALLDRLLLTPERISDMAEGLRALVALPDPVGEIISMWTRPNGLQIGKMRVPLGVVGIIYEARPNVTVDAAGLCLKTGNAVILRGGSEAINSNTAIVRIISQAAENAGVPEGAIQLIETTDREAVNVMLKANDFLDVLIPRGGAGLIQTVVNNATVPVIETGVGNCHVYVDDEADLEMATDIVVNAKTQRPGVCNAMETLLVHEAVAEKFLPMVARRLEEAGVELRGCEKTRRILTQIQVATKEDWATEYLDLILAIKVVKDMQEAIEHIHNYGTKHSEAIVTNNYQRARDFLQSVDAAAVYVNASTRFTDGYQYGFGAEIGISTQKLHARGPMGPKELTTFKYIIFGNGQIRT from the coding sequence ATGAACGTTCAGGCTGAAGTCCAATTGAAAGGACAAAAGGCTAAGGAAGCAGCTCGTAAACTTGCTTCTCTTCCTACCGATGTGAAAAATAAAGCTCTGTTAAACATGGCCAAATTATTGGAAGAAAGAACGGAAGAAATCATCGCTGCCAACGAAATTGATATGGACGCTGCCCGGAAAAAGAATCTGTCTAAAGCTCTATTGGACCGGCTGTTGCTTACCCCTGAACGTATCAGCGATATGGCTGAAGGGCTGCGCGCTTTGGTGGCTTTACCTGATCCGGTAGGCGAAATAATATCTATGTGGACAAGACCTAACGGCCTCCAGATAGGTAAAATGAGAGTCCCCTTGGGAGTTGTAGGTATCATTTATGAAGCCCGTCCGAATGTTACTGTAGACGCGGCGGGATTGTGTTTAAAAACGGGCAATGCAGTAATTTTAAGGGGTGGTTCGGAAGCTATCAATTCAAATACGGCTATTGTGCGGATTATCAGCCAAGCTGCGGAAAATGCCGGTGTTCCGGAAGGAGCTATCCAGTTAATTGAAACAACTGACAGGGAAGCTGTTAATGTGATGTTAAAAGCAAATGATTTTCTTGATGTTCTTATTCCTCGAGGGGGAGCCGGTCTTATCCAGACGGTGGTTAACAATGCTACCGTACCTGTAATTGAAACGGGTGTTGGTAACTGTCACGTGTACGTTGATGATGAGGCCGACTTGGAGATGGCTACCGACATTGTGGTAAATGCCAAAACACAAAGGCCTGGGGTCTGCAATGCTATGGAAACGCTCTTAGTCCATGAGGCTGTTGCCGAAAAGTTTCTGCCGATGGTAGCTCGGCGCTTAGAGGAAGCGGGAGTAGAACTGAGGGGGTGCGAAAAAACCCGAAGAATATTAACTCAGATTCAGGTAGCTACCAAAGAGGATTGGGCTACCGAATACCTGGATCTCATTTTGGCGATTAAGGTAGTCAAGGATATGCAGGAAGCTATAGAACATATTCATAATTACGGAACAAAACATTCGGAGGCTATTGTTACAAATAATTATCAACGGGCGCGAGATTTCCTGCAGTCGGTAGACGCTGCTGCCGTGTACGTAAATGCTTCTACAAGGTTTACTGACGGTTACCAATATGGTTTCGGAGCAGAAATAGGTATAAGTACCCAGAAGCTTCATGCCAGAGGGCCTATGGGTCCCAAAGAGCTTACTACTTTTAAATATATTATTTTTGGGAATGGGCAGATCCGTACCTAA
- a CDS encoding sensor histidine kinase: MEKSCIGKDLAIANLVKLLRIQKHDYLNQLQVIQGMLQLNKADRALGYIKEVTREIQRTGTVMRLADPVLVALLLSYVRQAMEKEIKTTVMAETDMRQPGIPSDALYQLVEVTWNSFIRMLAEGTESKSLSLSIKEDDKNYVFDYCLSFSGLSLAMVKEGIDPVKSLVSSTGCDFSVEIKGESCRITVELPRKPG; the protein is encoded by the coding sequence ATGGAGAAATCATGTATTGGGAAGGATTTGGCTATTGCCAATTTGGTTAAACTGTTGCGGATACAGAAACATGATTACCTGAATCAACTTCAAGTAATTCAAGGAATGCTCCAATTAAACAAGGCTGACCGCGCTTTAGGGTACATAAAGGAAGTAACCAGGGAAATCCAACGTACAGGCACGGTCATGCGATTGGCGGATCCGGTTTTAGTTGCTTTACTACTATCTTATGTCAGGCAGGCAATGGAAAAAGAAATCAAGACTACTGTAATGGCAGAAACAGATATGCGCCAGCCGGGAATACCGAGTGATGCTCTTTATCAGCTGGTAGAGGTTACCTGGAATTCTTTCATCCGGATGCTGGCGGAGGGTACGGAAAGCAAGAGCTTGTCACTTTCAATAAAAGAGGACGATAAAAATTATGTATTCGACTATTGCCTTTCCTTCTCCGGTCTGTCGCTGGCAATGGTGAAAGAAGGCATAGATCCGGTGAAGTCTTTGGTGTCTAGTACAGGTTGCGATTTTTCTGTAGAAATAAAAGGGGAAAGTTGCCGGATTACTGTTGAACTGCCTAGAAAGCCCGGATAG
- the ilvC gene encoding ketol-acid reductoisomerase — translation MAKLYYDHDADLSMLKGKKIAVMGYGSQGHAQAQNLKDSGLDVVVGLRKGSKSWDQALADGLEVTTVAEAAAQADVIQILVPDEVQGTVYQQEIAENLKEGDILVFSHGFNIVYSQIVPPENIDVILVAPKSPGHLLRRMYQQGMGVPGLLAVHQDYSGKAKDYALAYAKGIGCTRAGVIETTFKEETETDLFGEQTVLCGGVSHLIMAGFETLVEAGYQPEIAYFECLHELKLIVDLMYEGGISMMRYSVSDTAQWGDMTVGPRIINEATKQEMKKVLAEIQSGKFAKEWILENRAGRPMFNSLAKKGKEHPIEKVGAELRKMMPWLQK, via the coding sequence ATGGCCAAGTTGTATTACGACCACGATGCCGATTTATCGATGCTGAAGGGTAAAAAGATTGCGGTCATGGGCTATGGGAGCCAGGGCCATGCTCAGGCTCAAAACTTGAAAGACAGTGGCTTGGATGTAGTAGTAGGCTTGCGAAAGGGCAGTAAGTCCTGGGATCAGGCACTGGCGGACGGTTTAGAAGTTACCACGGTGGCAGAGGCAGCCGCTCAAGCAGATGTGATTCAAATTCTAGTACCTGATGAAGTGCAGGGAACGGTTTATCAACAGGAAATTGCAGAAAATTTAAAAGAGGGCGACATACTGGTATTTTCCCATGGCTTTAACATTGTATATTCGCAGATTGTTCCACCGGAGAATATTGATGTAATTTTAGTTGCTCCTAAGAGTCCGGGCCATCTATTGCGTAGGATGTACCAACAAGGTATGGGGGTACCAGGATTGCTGGCCGTTCACCAGGACTATTCCGGTAAGGCAAAAGATTATGCCCTTGCTTATGCAAAGGGAATTGGTTGTACTAGAGCTGGGGTAATCGAAACGACTTTTAAAGAGGAAACGGAAACCGATTTATTCGGCGAACAGACGGTACTTTGCGGCGGAGTGTCCCATTTAATTATGGCGGGATTTGAAACACTAGTGGAAGCGGGGTACCAGCCGGAAATTGCATATTTTGAATGCCTGCATGAGTTGAAACTGATTGTTGATTTGATGTACGAAGGTGGAATTAGTATGATGCGTTATTCGGTAAGTGATACCGCTCAGTGGGGAGACATGACGGTAGGTCCTCGCATCATAAATGAAGCGACCAAACAAGAAATGAAAAAGGTGTTGGCGGAAATTCAAAGCGGCAAGTTTGCCAAGGAATGGATCTTAGAAAACAGAGCGGGGCGTCCTATGTTTAATAGCCTGGCGAAAAAGGGCAAAGAACACCCCATTGAAAAAGTGGGTGCGGAGTTGCGTAAAATGATGCCCTGGCTACAAAAATAG
- the proB gene encoding glutamate 5-kinase yields the protein MAVQSYVKRLQQTNRLVVKVGTSSLTHSTGKLNLFQLEKIVRQVADIANQGKEIVLVTSGAVGAGMGKLGFREKPRTIPDKQAAAAVGQGILLHMYEKLFAEYGHTVAQVLLTREDLADRKRYLNARNALATLLHYRVIPIVNENDTIAVEEIRLGDNDTLAALVAGLVDADLLMLLTDTDGFYTADPQKDPDAKLLTIIEDISADLEKVAEGAGSTFGTGGMETKLHAAKISMNFGIPMIIANGFKEGVIWRNLQGEITGTLFIPRETKLHSKKRWIAYGSDIQGAIHVDAGAAHAILEAGKSLLPIGVVRVEGNFEPGNVVSVISPEGVEIARGIVNYSSQDIDKIKGRRTSEIAEVLGHKDYDEVIHRNNLTVKI from the coding sequence ATGGCGGTCCAAAGTTATGTTAAACGGCTGCAGCAAACTAATCGCTTGGTGGTGAAAGTAGGAACCAGTTCTTTGACCCATTCTACAGGCAAGCTTAACTTATTTCAATTGGAAAAAATAGTGCGACAGGTAGCCGATATTGCCAATCAGGGCAAAGAGATAGTGTTGGTTACTTCCGGAGCGGTTGGAGCAGGCATGGGGAAATTAGGCTTTAGAGAAAAGCCGCGAACTATTCCGGATAAGCAAGCTGCAGCGGCTGTAGGGCAGGGAATTCTTCTCCATATGTACGAGAAACTATTTGCCGAATACGGTCATACGGTTGCCCAAGTTCTTTTGACCCGGGAGGATTTGGCGGATCGAAAGAGATACTTAAATGCCAGGAATGCTCTGGCTACCCTGTTGCATTACCGCGTTATTCCGATTGTGAATGAAAACGATACCATAGCGGTAGAGGAAATTCGTTTAGGGGATAATGATACATTGGCAGCGTTAGTGGCAGGGCTGGTAGACGCGGATCTCCTTATGCTTTTGACCGATACGGATGGATTTTATACCGCCGATCCTCAGAAAGATCCTGATGCGAAATTGCTTACCATTATTGAAGATATAAGCGCTGATTTGGAAAAAGTGGCCGAAGGAGCCGGTTCCACTTTCGGTACCGGCGGAATGGAAACCAAGTTACATGCGGCAAAAATTTCCATGAATTTTGGTATCCCCATGATCATTGCTAACGGGTTTAAAGAAGGTGTTATCTGGCGTAACCTGCAGGGAGAAATTACCGGTACTTTATTTATACCCCGGGAAACGAAATTACACTCTAAAAAACGTTGGATTGCTTATGGTTCGGATATTCAGGGGGCAATACACGTGGATGCCGGTGCTGCGCATGCCATTTTAGAAGCCGGGAAGAGTTTGCTACCCATAGGAGTGGTTCGGGTAGAGGGTAATTTTGAGCCTGGAAATGTAGTTAGCGTTATATCTCCCGAAGGTGTGGAAATAGCTCGAGGAATAGTTAACTATTCGTCACAGGATATTGATAAGATAAAGGGTCGGCGCACGAGTGAAATTGCTGAAGTGTTGGGGCATAAGGATTATGATGAAGTAATTCACCGCAATAATTTGACGGTGAAAATATAA
- a CDS encoding TIGR00725 family protein, with protein sequence MIYIGVIGASTCSPEEAETARQVGREIARRGAVLICGGRGGVMEAAARGAREAGGIAIGILPGNNRKEGNCYLHIAIATGLGDARNAVIARTCDVLIAISGGYGTLSEIGLGLKMGKPVVGLNTWQLFKEDKCIEDIIIAHSPQEAVEKAITAVGKLNQGME encoded by the coding sequence ATGATTTATATAGGAGTTATTGGAGCTTCTACCTGTTCTCCGGAAGAAGCTGAGACGGCACGTCAGGTTGGACGGGAAATTGCTCGCCGAGGAGCCGTGCTTATCTGCGGCGGCCGGGGTGGAGTTATGGAAGCTGCAGCCAGAGGGGCACGAGAAGCGGGAGGAATAGCTATAGGTATACTTCCTGGCAACAACCGGAAGGAAGGCAATTGTTACCTTCATATAGCTATTGCTACAGGATTAGGTGATGCTCGCAATGCCGTTATAGCCAGAACTTGCGATGTTTTGATTGCCATATCCGGTGGTTACGGGACTCTATCGGAAATAGGGCTTGGTCTGAAAATGGGGAAACCAGTGGTAGGACTCAATACCTGGCAGTTATTTAAAGAAGATAAGTGTATCGAGGATATAATTATTGCTCATTCGCCTCAAGAAGCGGTTGAAAAAGCCATTACGGCAGTTGGAAAGCTTAACCAGGGAATGGAGTGA
- a CDS encoding Rne/Rng family ribonuclease, whose translation MYKEILIQVDEDETAVAVLENHLLVEIYLERSLNQRLVGNIYKGKVENVLPGMQAAFVDIGLDKNAFLFVEDALPARGNSEGGMEGRPVPSIDDVLKVGQEVIVQISKEPIGTKGARVTTRVTLPGRYVVLMPTVDYVGISRRIEDEAERERLKGLAQKVKPENMGVIVRTVADGMTTDALKSDVEALVALWKKIQNKAHHSPAPSLIHKDLGLLQRILRDLFTENVDRLLLNSRYAYEKVMDILDIIAPHLKNKVHLMENRDLFNAYNVTAQIEQALKRKVWLKCGGYIVIDQTEALTAIDVNTGKFVGSTNLADTVLKTNLEAAVEIARQLRLRNIGGIIIIDFIDMESAAHQEMVLKTLEEELRKDKTKTNVLGLTQLGLVELTRKKSRQGLHSVLLKNCPYCDGKGKVLSDETVSLRVKKEIKELAQKTEAPAILVEVNPTVASLLIGPGGSHLRELEKKIDKRLLIKGEETLHIEEVQIKPLYDEGEIDKLAVPVEVGQRLKVKIESPHSSNINDGIARVHGFVVDVAGAAPLIGQQVEVEVTKVFRTWARARLVSELD comes from the coding sequence ATGTATAAGGAGATCCTTATACAGGTTGATGAAGACGAAACTGCTGTAGCAGTGTTAGAAAATCATCTGTTAGTAGAAATTTACCTGGAACGTTCCCTTAACCAGCGATTGGTGGGTAACATTTACAAAGGTAAGGTTGAAAATGTTTTACCGGGAATGCAGGCGGCTTTTGTAGATATTGGTCTGGATAAGAATGCCTTCCTGTTCGTAGAAGATGCCCTTCCGGCCCGTGGTAACTCGGAGGGCGGTATGGAAGGGCGACCGGTCCCTTCCATTGATGATGTATTGAAAGTCGGACAAGAAGTAATAGTGCAGATTTCCAAGGAGCCTATTGGCACCAAGGGCGCTCGGGTTACTACTCGCGTCACTTTGCCGGGACGCTACGTGGTCCTGATGCCTACGGTTGACTACGTAGGTATTTCCCGGCGTATAGAGGATGAGGCAGAAAGGGAACGACTTAAAGGACTGGCCCAAAAAGTAAAACCGGAGAATATGGGAGTAATCGTCCGTACCGTGGCCGACGGGATGACTACCGATGCGCTGAAGAGCGACGTAGAAGCGCTCGTTGCCTTGTGGAAAAAGATACAAAATAAGGCTCATCACAGTCCCGCTCCGAGCTTAATTCATAAAGACCTGGGACTGCTCCAGCGGATATTGAGGGATTTGTTTACCGAAAATGTTGACCGTTTGCTTCTGAATAGCCGTTACGCTTACGAGAAGGTTATGGATATTTTAGACATTATTGCCCCGCATTTAAAAAACAAAGTACATTTGATGGAAAATAGGGATTTATTTAATGCTTATAACGTCACTGCTCAGATAGAACAGGCCTTGAAAAGAAAAGTTTGGCTAAAATGTGGCGGCTATATTGTAATAGACCAGACGGAGGCTCTTACAGCTATTGATGTTAACACCGGTAAGTTTGTAGGGAGCACCAATTTGGCCGATACAGTCCTAAAAACTAATCTGGAGGCAGCGGTGGAAATTGCCCGGCAACTGCGTCTACGCAATATAGGAGGAATTATTATTATTGATTTTATAGATATGGAGTCCGCTGCCCACCAGGAAATGGTATTAAAAACCCTGGAGGAAGAATTGCGCAAAGACAAAACAAAAACCAATGTTCTCGGCCTAACCCAATTGGGGTTGGTGGAGTTAACCCGCAAAAAATCGCGGCAGGGGTTACACAGTGTATTGTTAAAGAACTGTCCTTATTGTGACGGAAAAGGGAAAGTGCTATCGGACGAGACAGTAAGCCTGCGGGTGAAAAAAGAGATTAAAGAACTGGCGCAGAAAACGGAAGCACCGGCGATTTTGGTCGAAGTCAACCCAACAGTAGCTTCTCTTCTGATTGGTCCGGGTGGAAGCCATTTGAGGGAATTAGAAAAAAAGATTGATAAGCGGTTGCTAATCAAGGGTGAAGAAACGCTTCACATTGAAGAAGTTCAGATCAAACCTCTGTATGATGAGGGAGAAATAGATAAACTAGCCGTACCGGTAGAAGTCGGACAGAGGCTGAAGGTGAAAATAGAAAGTCCTCATTCCAGCAATATAAATGATGGCATCGCCCGGGTGCATGGATTCGTAGTGGATGTGGCTGGAGCAGCTCCCTTGATCGGCCAGCAGGTAGAGGTAGAGGTTACTAAAGTATTTCGCACCTGGGCAAGAGCGCGATTAGTTTCGGAATTAGATTGA
- the nadD gene encoding nicotinate-nucleotide adenylyltransferase, translated as MAAKLGIMGGTFDPIHYGHLVAAEAVRYKFGLDKVIFVPSGRPPHKKGQIITESRHRYLMTVLAVATNPFFEVSRTEIERKGYSYAIDTVRQFQRIYPKHKIFFITGADAILQILTWKNVDELVRLCQFVAVTRPGFNLGEVQTNLSLLPEEYRRVIHFMEVPALAISSTDIRRRVKTGEPIKYLLPEPVEYYIYKNNLYKEEP; from the coding sequence ATGGCAGCAAAATTAGGTATTATGGGTGGCACTTTTGACCCGATACATTATGGACATTTGGTTGCGGCTGAAGCCGTTCGCTATAAGTTCGGGTTAGATAAGGTAATATTTGTTCCTTCTGGTCGTCCGCCGCATAAGAAAGGACAAATTATCACGGAATCCCGACACCGATATCTAATGACTGTGTTGGCGGTAGCTACCAATCCCTTTTTTGAAGTTTCTCGAACTGAAATAGAACGCAAAGGATATTCCTATGCCATTGATACCGTTCGTCAATTCCAACGGATTTATCCTAAACACAAAATTTTTTTTATTACCGGGGCCGATGCTATCTTGCAGATTCTTACCTGGAAAAACGTAGACGAACTTGTACGTTTGTGCCAATTTGTAGCGGTTACCCGCCCGGGATTTAATCTTGGGGAAGTTCAAACGAATTTATCCCTTCTACCGGAAGAATACAGGAGAGTTATTCATTTTATGGAAGTACCTGCCCTGGCCATTTCTTCTACAGATATAAGAAGACGGGTAAAGACCGGAGAGCCCATAAAATACCTTTTGCCGGAACCGGTTGAGTATTATATCTATAAAAATAATTTGTATAAGGAAGAACCGTGA